In Prevotella sp. oral taxon 475, one DNA window encodes the following:
- a CDS encoding 1-acyl-sn-glycerol-3-phosphate acyltransferase, producing MTTRLLLRLYDFLQSHRFLRLALLTAVMVAAVASALQLRFKEDISDFLPNDPTYRRSMDLYRQTNVADRIFVVFRMKDTSQVDVDRIVQAVTLFEQQAKAKRWTITARMDYERMLRVADFVYRNAPLLMNEEDYARMSRRMNADSIAAAVRHDKEMLLFPTGDWLSRNIQKDPLGLFTPILERLQTSGRAMRYELNDGCIFAPGGRFAIAMVDSPFGSSETDRNNQLIEEIDAAARKVEAQLQNVQITTTGAPVIAVENARQIKTDSLWAVGIAAVLILGLLVYTLRRVRYLSLIALSLAFGWVVAMGGIALVSREVSIIVLGIASVIIGIAVNYPLHFVTHLGHCPSPRTTLEEIAEPLVVGNITTVGAFCALIPLDSTALRDLGLFAAFMLVGTICFVVVFLPHLCGRAKDKPLATCDKDSPLEEAEQPTDDTPFTPSYPRNRYLAAGLVVATIVLGYFSWSTQFDTDMQKINYLKDAQKSLLLELGHMRNELPGTTQVYFAATGQTVEEALERSAQAFPSLLIAGKAEQQRRIDRWNDFVVRYRPLLKERLAAEAFANGFSKEAFADFNAVLDTRYRPQVVSYFAPLTANSLGNRIVGNTVVNILNVPSAQADSLMAAYNNAANGDGQWAFDVQSMNSAIATTLSQHFNYIGWVCGAIVFVFLWLSFRRIELTLIAFLPMVVSWIWILGTMHLLDMRFNLVNIILATFIFGQGDDYSIFITEGLIYEQKHRRRMLASYKRSIFLSAAIMFIGMGSLVVARHPALHSLGEITIVGMASVVVLTYLIPPMLFGWLYTNSDGMARPLPITLVRLLSTAWAAAVYLLQVFYGCLLGMWLFVLHRKTVHRMGIFHRQKYHFFRFDIQHLPGVKTEICYDGEENFDRPAVIICNHQSILDPVCLMALSPHILISIGSRVWHHPLVARVLRFADFIPTENGSEAILSLCRKHVKNGYSIAIFPEGERVTTSSISRFHNGAFALAKELNVDILPVYLYGLRKLMPCHSPVCYRGKLIIRVGKRITQAELQQMGNTTLEVKRAVYRRYVDEYNAFPAER from the coding sequence ACGTCGCCGATAGAATCTTCGTTGTCTTTCGAATGAAGGACACTTCGCAGGTGGATGTCGACCGAATCGTGCAAGCTGTAACCCTCTTCGAGCAGCAGGCAAAGGCCAAACGTTGGACCATCACGGCCCGGATGGACTATGAAAGGATGCTCCGTGTGGCGGATTTTGTATACCGCAACGCGCCGTTGCTGATGAACGAGGAAGACTATGCTCGCATGTCGCGACGGATGAACGCTGATAGCATCGCCGCTGCAGTGAGACATGACAAGGAGATGTTGCTCTTTCCGACGGGCGATTGGCTGTCTCGAAATATTCAAAAAGATCCGCTCGGCTTGTTCACTCCTATCCTCGAGCGACTGCAAACCTCGGGGCGTGCGATGCGATATGAACTGAATGACGGTTGCATCTTTGCTCCGGGAGGTCGTTTTGCCATAGCAATGGTTGACTCGCCGTTCGGTTCCAGCGAGACCGATCGGAACAATCAGCTTATCGAAGAGATAGATGCTGCCGCACGAAAGGTGGAAGCGCAGTTGCAGAACGTGCAGATCACCACCACCGGAGCACCCGTCATCGCCGTAGAAAATGCCCGACAAATCAAGACCGACAGTCTGTGGGCAGTAGGCATTGCGGCAGTTTTGATCTTGGGTTTGCTGGTCTATACCCTGCGGCGAGTGCGTTATCTCTCGCTCATTGCCCTCTCTTTGGCCTTCGGTTGGGTGGTGGCGATGGGTGGAATAGCCCTTGTCAGCCGTGAGGTTTCTATCATTGTGTTGGGCATTGCTTCTGTGATTATTGGCATTGCCGTGAACTATCCCCTGCATTTTGTTACCCATCTGGGACACTGTCCCTCGCCGCGCACCACGCTGGAAGAGATTGCCGAGCCACTCGTTGTAGGCAATATCACCACCGTTGGAGCCTTTTGTGCGCTCATTCCGCTGGATTCTACCGCCCTGCGCGACCTGGGTTTGTTTGCCGCTTTCATGCTTGTGGGCACTATTTGCTTTGTGGTGGTGTTTCTGCCTCATCTTTGTGGGCGGGCGAAAGACAAACCTTTGGCGACGTGCGACAAGGATTCGCCATTGGAAGAGGCCGAACAACCAACCGACGACACGCCGTTCACCCCCTCCTATCCCCGCAACAGATACCTGGCCGCGGGGCTTGTGGTGGCTACCATCGTGCTGGGTTACTTCAGTTGGTCGACCCAATTCGACACCGACATGCAGAAAATCAATTACCTCAAGGATGCACAGAAAAGTCTTTTGTTGGAATTGGGGCACATGCGAAACGAACTTCCCGGCACCACACAGGTGTATTTCGCTGCCACGGGGCAGACGGTTGAAGAGGCACTTGAGCGCAGTGCGCAGGCCTTTCCCTCGCTGCTTATTGCAGGAAAGGCCGAACAACAGCGGCGAATCGACCGCTGGAACGACTTCGTTGTTCGTTATCGACCCTTGCTCAAAGAGCGTTTGGCTGCGGAGGCCTTTGCCAATGGATTTTCGAAAGAGGCCTTTGCCGACTTCAACGCTGTGCTCGACACCCGCTATCGGCCTCAAGTCGTGAGCTATTTCGCACCGCTCACCGCCAATTCTTTGGGCAATCGCATCGTGGGAAACACCGTTGTCAACATCCTTAACGTGCCTTCTGCGCAGGCAGACAGCTTGATGGCAGCCTACAACAACGCGGCTAATGGCGATGGGCAATGGGCTTTTGATGTACAAAGCATGAACTCGGCCATTGCAACGACGCTGTCTCAGCACTTCAACTACATCGGATGGGTGTGCGGAGCCATTGTGTTTGTTTTCCTTTGGCTGTCTTTTCGCCGGATAGAACTTACTCTTATCGCCTTCCTACCCATGGTTGTGTCGTGGATTTGGATTCTCGGAACGATGCATTTACTGGATATGCGCTTCAATTTGGTGAACATCATTCTGGCCACCTTTATCTTCGGACAAGGCGACGACTATAGTATCTTCATCACCGAAGGTCTGATTTACGAGCAGAAACACCGTCGGCGTATGCTCGCTTCTTACAAACGCAGCATCTTTTTATCGGCTGCCATCATGTTTATCGGTATGGGTTCGCTCGTCGTAGCTCGGCATCCCGCGTTGCACTCTCTGGGCGAAATCACCATCGTAGGCATGGCATCGGTGGTGGTGCTCACCTATCTCATCCCCCCGATGCTCTTCGGTTGGCTTTATACCAATAGCGATGGCATGGCTCGACCTTTGCCTATCACCCTCGTTCGTCTGCTGAGCACAGCTTGGGCAGCGGCAGTCTATCTTCTACAGGTGTTCTATGGCTGTTTGCTGGGCATGTGGCTGTTTGTGCTACATCGGAAGACGGTGCATCGAATGGGCATTTTTCATCGCCAGAAATACCACTTTTTCCGTTTCGACATTCAGCATCTGCCAGGCGTAAAGACTGAGATATGTTATGATGGGGAAGAAAACTTCGACCGTCCGGCAGTGATCATCTGCAATCATCAGTCTATTCTCGACCCGGTATGCCTGATGGCACTTTCGCCCCACATCCTTATCTCTATCGGGAGTCGAGTGTGGCACCACCCCTTGGTGGCCCGTGTGCTGCGGTTTGCCGATTTTATTCCCACCGAAAACGGTTCGGAAGCCATTCTCTCGCTTTGTAGGAAGCATGTGAAAAACGGGTATAGCATCGCCATCTTTCCTGAAGGCGAACGGGTGACGACGAGTTCGATCAGTCGATTTCATAACGGAGCTTTCGCTTTGGCAAAAGAGTTGAACGTCGATATTCTGCCCGTTTATCTCTACGGACTGCGCAAACTGATGCCTTGCCATTCGCCGGTTTGCTATCGTGGAAAGCTAATCATCCGCGTGGGAAAACGCATTACGCAGGCCGAACTGCAACAGATGGGCAACACGACGCTGGAGGTGAAACGGGCCGTTTATCGCCGTTACGTAGACGAATACAATGCGTTCCCGGCCGAAAGATAG
- the metG gene encoding methionine--tRNA ligase, which yields MEQKNYQRTTVTAALPYANGGVHIGHLAGVYVPADIYVRYLRLKNQDVIFIGGSDEHGVPITIRARKEGVTPQDIVDRYHSMIKKSFEDFGISFDIYSRTTSKTHHQLASDFFRKLYEEGKLLEKETEQYYDEEAKQFLADRYITGECPHCHNEGAYGDQCEKCGRDLSPTELLHPRSTISGSSPVLKKTKNWYLPLNEYQEWLKTWILEGHQEWRSNVYGQCKSWLDLDLQPRAMTRDLDWGIPVPVEGADGKVLYVWFDAPIGYISNTKELLPDSWEQWWKAPDTRLIHFIGKDNIVFHCIVFPVMLKAHGGYILPENVPANEFLNLEDDKISTSKNWAVWLHEYLVDFPGKQDVLRYVLTANAPETKDNNFTWKDFQERNNNELVAVYGNFVNRALQLTKKYFNGIVPACGELLEADRQALNELKEVKTKVESLLDVFKFRDAQKEAMNLARIGNRYITECEPWKVWKTDPKRVETILYISLQLVAHLSIAFEPFLPFSSAKLRRMLNLDRFNWDELSNTEILKPGYQLAEPELLFEKIEDETIEAQRQKLEATKRANEEAAYRAKEIKPVIDFSDFEKLDLRVGHIKACEKVKKANKLLKFTLDDGSGTDRTIVSGIAKFYEPEELIGKDVLFIANLAPRKLMGIESQGMILSAEDFNGDLSVTSLLRKVKPGSQVG from the coding sequence ATGGAACAGAAAAACTATCAGCGCACCACCGTTACTGCAGCTCTTCCCTATGCCAATGGCGGTGTGCACATCGGACATTTGGCCGGCGTATACGTGCCCGCAGATATCTATGTGCGTTATCTGAGGTTGAAAAACCAAGACGTGATCTTTATCGGCGGCTCCGACGAACATGGCGTTCCCATCACCATCAGAGCCCGCAAAGAGGGCGTTACACCGCAAGATATTGTGGATCGCTACCATTCGATGATTAAAAAGAGCTTCGAAGACTTCGGTATCTCTTTCGATATCTATAGCCGAACCACCTCGAAGACACACCATCAGCTGGCCAGCGACTTCTTCCGCAAGCTCTATGAAGAGGGGAAACTGCTGGAAAAAGAAACCGAACAATACTACGACGAGGAGGCCAAACAGTTCCTCGCCGATCGCTATATCACAGGCGAATGCCCGCATTGCCACAATGAAGGGGCGTATGGAGACCAGTGCGAGAAATGCGGAAGAGACCTCTCTCCCACCGAATTGCTCCATCCACGGTCTACCATCAGCGGTTCTTCGCCAGTTCTGAAGAAGACCAAGAACTGGTATTTGCCGCTCAACGAGTATCAGGAGTGGCTCAAAACATGGATCTTAGAGGGGCATCAGGAGTGGCGTTCCAACGTCTATGGGCAGTGCAAAAGCTGGCTCGACCTCGACCTTCAGCCTCGAGCTATGACGCGAGATCTCGACTGGGGCATCCCCGTTCCGGTGGAAGGAGCCGACGGAAAGGTACTCTACGTGTGGTTCGACGCCCCTATCGGCTACATTTCCAATACCAAAGAGCTCCTGCCCGATAGCTGGGAGCAGTGGTGGAAGGCTCCCGATACGCGCTTGATTCACTTCATCGGTAAAGACAACATCGTCTTTCATTGCATCGTTTTTCCCGTAATGCTCAAAGCACACGGTGGTTATATCTTGCCGGAAAACGTTCCTGCCAACGAGTTTTTGAACTTAGAAGACGACAAAATCTCTACTTCCAAGAACTGGGCCGTGTGGCTTCACGAGTATTTAGTTGACTTTCCCGGTAAGCAAGACGTGCTTCGCTATGTGCTGACAGCCAACGCACCCGAGACGAAAGATAACAATTTTACGTGGAAAGACTTTCAAGAGCGCAACAATAACGAACTGGTGGCGGTGTATGGAAACTTCGTTAACCGCGCACTTCAGCTCACAAAGAAATATTTCAACGGCATTGTGCCTGCCTGCGGAGAACTTCTTGAAGCGGACAGACAGGCCTTGAACGAATTGAAAGAAGTGAAAACAAAGGTGGAAAGTCTGCTCGACGTGTTCAAATTCCGCGATGCACAGAAAGAAGCCATGAACCTTGCGCGCATCGGAAATCGATATATCACCGAGTGCGAACCCTGGAAAGTATGGAAAACCGACCCCAAACGCGTAGAAACAATCTTGTATATCTCGCTGCAATTGGTGGCCCATCTCTCCATCGCCTTCGAGCCTTTCTTGCCTTTTAGCAGTGCCAAACTGCGACGAATGCTAAACCTCGACCGTTTCAACTGGGACGAACTGAGCAACACTGAGATACTCAAACCCGGCTACCAACTGGCAGAACCCGAACTGCTTTTCGAGAAAATCGAAGACGAAACCATCGAAGCGCAACGGCAGAAGTTAGAGGCTACGAAACGCGCCAACGAGGAAGCGGCCTACAGAGCCAAAGAGATCAAACCCGTCATCGACTTTTCCGACTTTGAGAAACTCGACCTCCGCGTGGGCCATATCAAGGCCTGCGAAAAGGTGAAGAAAGCCAACAAACTGCTGAAGTTCACCCTCGACGATGGCAGCGGCACCGATCGAACTATCGTTAGCGGCATTGCGAAGTTCTACGAGCCCGAAGAACTCATAGGAAAGGATGTGCTTTTCATCGCCAATCTCGCACCTCGCAAGCTGATGGGCATCGAGAGTCAGGGGATGATTCTTTCGGCCGAAGACTTCAATGGCGACCTCAGCGTCACCTCGTTGCTACGGAAAGTGAAACCGGGCAGCCAAGTGGGATAG
- a CDS encoding dipeptidase codes for MIKKYIQENEERMLQELFSLIRIPSVSAQQAHKPDMLRCAERWKELLLMAGADRAEVMPSAGNPMVYGEKMVDPNAKTVLIYGHYDVMPAEPFELWKSEPFEAEVRDGHIWARGADDDKGQSFIQAKAFEYVAKQGLLKHNIKFILEGEEEVGSPSLGAFIEEHQELLKCDVILVSDTSMIAENVPTLTTGLRGIAYWQIEVTGPNRDVHSGHYGGAIANPINVLCQLIANVTNEDGRILFPGFYDKVEEPTTEEREMLAAIPLDLDAYKQAIDVDELTGEKGYSTIERTGFRPSFDVCGIWGGYTGDGAKTVIASKAYAKLSCRLVPNQDYQEVGQLVIDYFKRVAPRSVKVDIKFLHGGQGYVCPIDMPAYKAAERGIEAVFGKRPLAVRLGGSIPIISTFERILGVKTVLMGFGLESNAIHSPNENMPLNMFRKGIEAVVGFHLEYDRENDN; via the coding sequence ATGATCAAAAAGTATATCCAAGAAAACGAGGAAAGGATGCTGCAAGAGCTCTTCAGCCTGATTCGCATCCCCAGTGTCAGTGCCCAACAGGCACACAAACCCGACATGTTGCGCTGTGCCGAACGGTGGAAAGAACTGCTGTTGATGGCCGGTGCCGACCGCGCCGAGGTGATGCCATCGGCTGGAAACCCCATGGTCTACGGCGAAAAGATGGTAGATCCCAACGCCAAGACGGTGCTCATCTACGGGCATTACGACGTGATGCCGGCCGAACCGTTCGAACTTTGGAAGAGCGAACCTTTTGAAGCGGAGGTGCGCGACGGGCATATCTGGGCCCGCGGAGCCGACGACGACAAAGGCCAATCTTTCATTCAGGCCAAGGCTTTTGAATATGTAGCCAAGCAAGGGCTGCTCAAACACAACATCAAATTCATTCTCGAGGGTGAGGAAGAAGTGGGTTCGCCCAGTCTGGGTGCCTTTATCGAGGAGCATCAAGAACTCTTAAAGTGCGACGTTATCCTCGTTTCAGACACCAGTATGATAGCCGAAAATGTACCGACACTCACCACCGGTCTGCGCGGCATCGCCTATTGGCAGATAGAAGTAACCGGTCCGAATCGCGATGTGCACTCGGGTCACTACGGTGGAGCCATCGCCAACCCCATCAACGTTCTGTGTCAACTCATCGCCAATGTAACCAACGAAGACGGACGGATCCTCTTTCCCGGTTTCTACGACAAGGTGGAGGAACCCACAACCGAAGAACGCGAGATGCTGGCCGCTATCCCACTCGACCTCGACGCTTACAAACAAGCGATTGATGTGGACGAACTGACCGGCGAAAAGGGCTATAGCACCATTGAGAGAACGGGCTTCCGACCTTCGTTCGACGTGTGCGGAATCTGGGGAGGCTATACCGGCGACGGGGCAAAAACCGTCATTGCCTCGAAGGCTTATGCCAAATTGTCGTGCCGATTGGTGCCGAATCAGGACTATCAGGAGGTGGGACAACTGGTGATCGACTATTTCAAACGCGTTGCTCCCCGCTCGGTGAAGGTGGATATCAAGTTCCTTCACGGCGGACAAGGCTACGTCTGCCCCATCGATATGCCCGCCTACAAAGCAGCCGAACGGGGCATTGAGGCGGTGTTCGGCAAGCGTCCGCTGGCCGTGCGCTTAGGGGGTAGCATCCCTATCATCTCTACGTTCGAGCGGATTTTGGGCGTAAAGACGGTTCTGATGGGCTTCGGTCTGGAGTCGAATGCCATCCACTCACCCAACGAAAACATGCCCTTGAATATGTTCCGCAAGGGAATAGAGGCAGTTGTGGGCTTCCACTTAGAGTACGATCGGGAGAACGACAACTGA